One Parageobacillus sp. KH3-4 genomic region harbors:
- a CDS encoding HAMP domain-containing sensor histidine kinase yields MFQRTHLRLTLLNSLVFFVLISVLGTALYSYMHARLYQEVDAALMRVAERIVYGKLWGSNVPFLRDPRVFIVIWNEKGEMMDMNRDTTIFTQAHIVPPKQMNELYDVNIENFYFRTIAIEVDTELGKITVQILRNINSEREILNQLLLIIVTGCVIGGLCAIAAGYFLAGRALVPIQQAWQKQQQFVSDASHELRTPLAVIQAKTDLLFRSPSATIKEKIGDISVIAKECRRLSRLVANLLMLARSDSNQIEVKKEPFRLDELLKEMVDHYAEIASYQQKEITLDVKTPVQFTGDKERIHQLLIILLDNAMKYTEDGGHIHLSCRQTASSIILEVQDNGIGIAKEEIPKIFDRFYQSDKARTKSDGAGLGLSIAKWIIEKHNGKVKVHSELGKGTRFEIIFPKR; encoded by the coding sequence ATGTTCCAACGCACTCATCTTCGACTGACACTGTTAAATTCGTTAGTTTTCTTCGTTTTGATTAGCGTATTAGGAACAGCATTATATTCGTATATGCATGCCCGTTTGTACCAAGAAGTGGATGCAGCACTGATGAGGGTAGCGGAACGAATAGTATATGGAAAATTATGGGGAAGCAACGTTCCTTTTTTACGAGATCCACGTGTGTTTATCGTGATTTGGAATGAAAAAGGCGAAATGATGGACATGAATCGCGACACAACGATTTTTACTCAGGCACATATTGTTCCTCCTAAGCAAATGAATGAACTATACGATGTAAATATTGAAAACTTTTATTTTCGGACGATTGCGATCGAAGTGGATACGGAGCTTGGAAAAATAACCGTGCAAATTTTGCGAAATATCAATTCCGAAAGAGAAATTTTAAATCAGCTTTTGTTGATTATTGTGACCGGATGCGTAATCGGGGGACTTTGTGCCATAGCCGCTGGATATTTTCTCGCAGGGCGAGCGCTTGTGCCGATTCAGCAGGCATGGCAAAAACAACAACAATTTGTTTCGGATGCTTCACATGAATTGCGAACTCCGTTAGCGGTAATACAAGCGAAAACGGATTTATTGTTCCGGTCTCCTTCCGCCACTATTAAAGAAAAAATTGGCGATATCTCCGTCATTGCAAAAGAGTGTCGCCGCCTTTCACGATTAGTTGCTAATTTATTGATGTTGGCGCGATCTGATTCGAATCAAATCGAGGTCAAGAAAGAACCGTTTCGGCTTGATGAGCTATTAAAGGAAATGGTCGACCACTATGCAGAAATTGCTTCTTATCAACAAAAAGAAATTACGCTAGATGTGAAAACTCCTGTTCAGTTTACAGGAGATAAAGAACGCATTCATCAATTGTTGATTATTTTATTAGATAACGCGATGAAATACACGGAAGACGGAGGGCACATCCATCTTTCTTGTCGTCAAACCGCTTCTTCGATCATTCTTGAGGTGCAAGATAATGGGATTGGCATTGCAAAAGAAGAGATTCCAAAAATTTTTGATCGGTTTTACCAAAGCGATAAAGCACGTACGAAATCAGATGGAGCAGGATTAGGACTTTCCATCGCCAAATGGATTATTGAGAAACATAATGGAAAGGTCAAAGTGCACAGCGAATTAGGAAAGGGAACTCGCTTTGAAATAATTTTTCCGAAAAGATGA
- a CDS encoding response regulator transcription factor encodes MRLLVVEDHLDLLEAIIEILSDEFVVDSATDGEEGLFLALQNIYDAIILDVMLPGIDGFEIVQRIRKEEIETPVLFLTAKDSLEDRVKGLDFGGDDYLVKPFQAPELKARIRALLRRSGGFTTKQTIRYRGIELFGKEKDIIVDGHPIKVTAKQYELLEYLIHNKGTILTKEQIYDRVWGFDSDTTIAIVEVFIHQLRKKLEPFGYHTDIKTVRGVGYMLTDE; translated from the coding sequence ATGAGGCTATTAGTCGTTGAAGATCATCTGGATTTGCTTGAAGCGATAATTGAAATCTTATCTGATGAGTTTGTTGTTGATAGCGCCACAGATGGTGAGGAAGGGCTATTTTTAGCATTGCAAAACATTTATGATGCCATTATATTAGACGTAATGTTACCGGGAATAGATGGTTTTGAAATTGTCCAACGAATCCGAAAAGAAGAAATTGAGACACCAGTATTGTTTTTAACAGCAAAAGATTCCCTCGAAGACCGGGTAAAAGGCTTAGATTTCGGCGGGGACGATTACTTAGTCAAACCGTTTCAAGCCCCTGAGCTGAAGGCACGCATTCGGGCATTATTACGGCGCAGTGGCGGTTTTACGACAAAGCAGACCATTCGCTATCGCGGGATTGAACTATTCGGAAAAGAAAAGGATATTATTGTAGATGGTCATCCCATCAAAGTAACAGCAAAACAATACGAATTATTAGAGTACCTTATCCATAATAAGGGAACGATTTTAACGAAAGAACAAATCTATGATCGGGTGTGGGGATTTGATTCGGATACAACGATTGCGATTGTCGAGGTGTTCATTCATCAACTTCGTAAAAAGCTTGAACCGTTTGGCTATCATACAGATATTAAGACGGTTCGAGGAGTTGGATATATGTTAACAGACGAATAG